The nucleotide sequence AATTATTAAAATTATTCTGAAACTTTATAAACTTCAATAAAATATAATTTTTTTATTATAACTGTTTATTTTATGAGTACTTTTATTTATAATAGAATTAATTGTTTTAAAAAAACATTGAAATGATATATAGAAGTTTGTTGACTTATCTAAAGATATACTATATAATACTTTTGTTTCGGGGTGTAGCGCAGTTTGGCTAGCGCACCTGCTTTGGGAGCAGGGGGCCGGAGGTTCAAATCCTCTCACCCCGACCATGAGCGGGAATAGCTCAGTTGGTAGAGCACTAGCCTTCCAAGCTGGTTGTCGCGGGTTCGAGACCCGTTTCCCGCTCCAGTTTATGATTATTGATGCCTGCGCCTGTAGCTCAATAGGATAGAGCAACGGACTTCTAATCCGTAGGCTGGGGGTTCGACTCCCTCCGGGCGCGCCTTGATAGAAAACATGGTGGGCGTAGCTCAGTCCGGTTAGAGCCCTGGATTGTGGCTCCAGTGGTCATGGGTTCAAATCCCATCGCTCACCCCATTTTGAGCGCTCGTAGCTCAACTGGACAGAGCTGTGGACTTCGGATCCAAGGGCTGGGGGTTCGACTCCCTCCGAGCGCGCCTTGAATGTGAAATAGAAATATGAATAAAAATTAAATAATCAGTGGGCCGTTAGCTCAGTAGGTAGAGCACCTGACTTTTAATCAGGGTGTCACAGGTTCGATACCTGTACGGCCCACCATTTTATATAAAATACCAGCGAGGGTGGTGGAATTGGTAGACACGCTGGATTTAGGATCCAGTGGGTAACTCCATGCGGGTTCGAGTCCCGCCTCTCGCACCAATATTGAAAAATAATTTGAAAAATATATTAATAAATAAACAAATATACTTTATAAATAAAACGACTTAAATAAATATTTAAATTAACACAATTACCGCAAAAAATTTTTGCGGTTTTATTATGATTGAGCAAATATATCTGGAGGTAGAGTAAATGACTCAGATTGAAAAAGGAAAAAAAGAGAATAATAAAGTAGAAATTACTGTAACTGTTGAAATTGAAAAGGTTCAACATGAATTTAATAATACCTATCGCGAACTTTCCCAAAAAGTTAAGATACCCGGTTTCCGAACAGGACGTATACCAATCAATATTTTGGAAATGAACTTGGGCAAAGAATATATTGACCAGCAAGTAGCCGAGAAACTTATTAAAGACAGTTATAATGAAGCAATCGATAAAAGTGAACTGGACCCTATTGATGTTCCAAAAATAGATTTGGTACAAACAGATAAAGAGAAACCTTTTATTTACAAAATGATTTTAGAGGTAAAACCAGAATTTGAAATACCGAAACTTGATGATATCACGGTAGAAAAAACAATACCAAAAATCACTGAGGAAGATATAAACAGCGATTTAGAAAAAATAAGAGAAAGTCACGGTAAACTAAAGGATGTTTCCGATAGAGAATCAAAAATAGGTGATTTTTTAATTGCAGACTTTGAAACTTTTGTTGATAACAATCCGGTTAAAGATGGCAAAAAAGAAAAACAGATGATTCAATTAGGGGAGAATACACCACCTGAATTTAATAATAATTTAGTTGGCTTAAAACCTGGCGATGAAAAAGATGTAGTAGTAAAAGCACCTGAAGATATAAGTGATAAGAAGATAGCAGGGAAAGAGATTACTTATAAAATAAAAGTTTCAGATATAAAAGAAAAAGAACTTCCTCCTTTGGATGATGATTTTGCAAAAAGTGCCGGCGAATATAAAAACCTGGATGAATTAAAACAACATATTAAAAAACAGCTTGAGGAACGGGCAAAATACCAGGCAGAGAATGAGTTTAATGATAATTTAATGGAAAAAGTTGCAGAAAAAACTAATATTGAAGTGCCTGAAGTCTTAATTGATAAACAAGTAGAAAGAATGTTAAATAATCTGAAAGAAGATTTAAAAAATAGAAATATGACCTTGGAAGATTATTACAAAATAATTAAAGCTGACGAGGAAAAGGTAAAAAAAGAATATAAGGTTATAGCAGAAAAACAGGTAAAAAAAGAATTGATTATTGACAAAATAATCGAAGATGATAAAATATCTGCTACTGAGGAAGACATAAATAAAAAAATTGAAGAAATTGCCGAAAGCACTAATCAAAAAACATTAAAAGTTAGAGCAATGTTTGAAAAAAACAATACTATGGATAATTTAAAAGAACAGATAAAAATCGAGAAAGTAATTGAAAAATTATCCATGCAAGTTAAAATTGAAGAAAAATAAAGGGGGATTTCTATTATGAATTTAGTACCAATTGTTGTGGAAAAAACACCTCAAGGTGAAAGATCCTATGATATATATTCACGTCTGTTAAAGGAGAGAATTATCTTTTTGGGAACAGAAATAGATGATCAGGCTGCAAATATCATTATTGCTCAGTTACTGTTTCTGGAAGCAAATGAGCCTGAAAAGGACATTTTTATATATATAAACAGTCCAGGTGGGTCAGTAAGCTCAACAATTGCAATTTATGACACTATTCAGTACATTAAATCTGACGTATCTACTATATGCATCGGAATGGCTG is from Atribacterota bacterium and encodes:
- the tig gene encoding trigger factor gives rise to the protein MTQIEKGKKENNKVEITVTVEIEKVQHEFNNTYRELSQKVKIPGFRTGRIPINILEMNLGKEYIDQQVAEKLIKDSYNEAIDKSELDPIDVPKIDLVQTDKEKPFIYKMILEVKPEFEIPKLDDITVEKTIPKITEEDINSDLEKIRESHGKLKDVSDRESKIGDFLIADFETFVDNNPVKDGKKEKQMIQLGENTPPEFNNNLVGLKPGDEKDVVVKAPEDISDKKIAGKEITYKIKVSDIKEKELPPLDDDFAKSAGEYKNLDELKQHIKKQLEERAKYQAENEFNDNLMEKVAEKTNIEVPEVLIDKQVERMLNNLKEDLKNRNMTLEDYYKIIKADEEKVKKEYKVIAEKQVKKELIIDKIIEDDKISATEEDINKKIEEIAESTNQKTLKVRAMFEKNNTMDNLKEQIKIEKVIEKLSMQVKIEEK